One Bacillota bacterium genomic region harbors:
- a CDS encoding spore coat protein, whose product MTMRMGIHEAVDMHEFLTAKVCKIEHHALYAAQADDPQLKSILERHKDRMIQDYNAALNLMQGRGMPVDPYHARNVQSVRYGTQQTERPIVPHPDTSRLSDRTIATGALIAHKCGAVGAMRAALETADPDLRQFLTHAAVSDSNMAYEIFQWMNQKGFYQVPVMDINTMQHIQHIYSPTTAPGGGMAGPQGTFV is encoded by the coding sequence ATGACGATGCGGATGGGTATCCACGAAGCGGTTGACATGCACGAGTTCCTTACGGCCAAAGTGTGCAAGATCGAGCATCACGCCTTATATGCCGCGCAGGCGGATGATCCCCAGCTCAAGTCAATCCTAGAACGGCACAAGGACCGGATGATCCAGGACTACAACGCGGCCTTGAACCTGATGCAGGGGCGGGGAATGCCGGTCGATCCCTACCATGCGCGGAATGTGCAGAGCGTACGGTACGGAACGCAACAGACCGAACGCCCCATTGTCCCGCACCCGGACACGAGCAGGCTCTCCGACCGGACCATCGCCACCGGCGCGCTCATTGCCCACAAGTGCGGCGCCGTCGGCGCCATGCGGGCGGCCCTGGAGACGGCCGATCCCGACCTGCGGCAGTTCCTCACCCATGCGGCGGTCAGCGACAGCAACATGGCGTACGAAATCTTCCAGTGGATGAACCAGAAGGGCTTCTACCAGGTGCCGGTGATGGACATAAACACGATGCAGCACATCCAACACATATACTCCCCCACCACCGCGCCGGGCGGGGGCATGGCCGGCCCCCAGGGAACGTTTGTCTAG
- a CDS encoding gamma-glutamyl-gamma-aminobutyrate hydrolase family protein, with the protein MALTVIGITCLQEHEHGQVFLPETYFRAVERAGGIPVLLPPLSPGLGVGRLVELVNGILLAGGEDVDPVFFGEEPLPDTGVITPERDIFEIALVRRALHAGRPVLGICRGMQVLNIAVGGDIHQDVFRAGARIKHYQEAPRWHPTHRLHVRPGSLLARILGDGALRVNSLHHQAVRRLAPGLCVSARAGDGIIEAIEGSGPAFVLGVQFHPESMYEREPVFLNLFAALVGAAQRSWNQNPLQETADRKQTIP; encoded by the coding sequence ATGGCCTTGACGGTGATCGGCATCACCTGTCTTCAGGAGCACGAGCACGGGCAGGTCTTTTTGCCCGAGACCTACTTCCGGGCCGTGGAAAGGGCGGGGGGAATTCCGGTCTTGCTGCCTCCGCTCAGCCCGGGGCTGGGCGTCGGACGCTTGGTCGAACTGGTGAACGGCATTCTTCTGGCCGGGGGCGAGGATGTGGACCCGGTGTTCTTCGGTGAGGAGCCGCTGCCGGATACCGGTGTGATCACCCCCGAGCGGGACATCTTCGAGATCGCCCTGGTCCGGCGGGCACTGCACGCGGGCCGGCCCGTCCTCGGCATTTGCCGGGGAATGCAGGTGCTGAACATCGCCGTCGGCGGCGACATCCACCAGGACGTGTTCCGGGCGGGAGCCCGGATCAAGCACTACCAAGAGGCGCCCCGGTGGCACCCGACCCACCGGCTGCACGTGCGCCCCGGTTCGTTGCTGGCCCGGATTCTAGGGGACGGCGCCTTGCGGGTGAACAGCCTGCACCACCAGGCCGTCCGGCGTTTGGCGCCCGGCCTTTGTGTTTCGGCCCGGGCGGGGGACGGGATCATCGAAGCCATCGAGGGGAGCGGCCCGGCCTTTGTGCTCGGAGTGCAGTTCCACCCGGAAAGCATGTACGAGCGTGAACCGGTGTTTTTAAACCTCTTCGCCGCGCTGGTCGGGGCCGCCCAGCGCTCCTGGAACCAAAATCCGCTGCAGGAAACGGCCGACCGGAAGCAAACTATCCCGTAG
- the glnA gene encoding type I glutamate--ammonia ligase codes for MHIRGEGCRLNHYSVEDVRLLAKEHKVEFIRLQFTDIFGVMKNVAITIDQLDKALNNELMFDGSSIEGFVRIEESDMYLRPDPNTFVVFPWQAQDGAVARLICDIYNPDGTPFEGDPRYVLRRAVAEAAALGYTMYVGPEAEFFLFHVDKEGAPTTQTHDRAGYFDLAPVDHGEQARRDMVLTLQNLGFEIEASHHELAPGQHEIDFKYDDALDVADKILTFKFVVRVVAQRHGLHATFMPKPLFGVAGSGMHLNQSLVRDGVNAFFDPATETHLSTECLYYIGGLLEHARAMAAVLNPTVNSYKRLVTGYEAPVYIAWSNRNRSPLIRIPAKRGMSTRIELRSPDPSCNPYLALAVCLQAGLDGIRKKTAPPPPCDQNIYVMSEAERRGLNIGALPEDLREALGELRGSALMRRALGEHVFNRYVDAKQIEWNRYRCQIHPWELEEYLTKF; via the coding sequence ATGCATATACGGGGAGAGGGTTGCCGCTTGAATCATTATTCAGTCGAGGATGTACGCCTGCTGGCCAAGGAACACAAGGTCGAGTTCATCCGCCTGCAATTCACCGACATCTTCGGCGTCATGAAGAACGTGGCCATCACCATTGACCAACTGGACAAGGCGCTCAACAACGAATTGATGTTTGACGGTTCCTCGATCGAAGGCTTTGTCCGCATCGAGGAGTCCGACATGTATCTGCGCCCCGACCCGAACACCTTCGTCGTGTTTCCCTGGCAGGCCCAGGACGGGGCGGTGGCGCGGCTGATCTGCGACATCTACAACCCGGACGGCACCCCTTTCGAGGGCGACCCGCGCTACGTGCTGCGGCGCGCCGTCGCCGAGGCGGCCGCGCTGGGCTATACCATGTACGTCGGGCCGGAGGCGGAGTTCTTTCTCTTCCATGTGGACAAGGAAGGCGCGCCGACCACCCAGACCCACGACCGGGCCGGTTACTTCGACCTGGCGCCGGTGGACCACGGTGAGCAAGCGCGCCGGGACATGGTCTTAACCCTGCAAAACCTCGGCTTCGAGATCGAGGCCTCCCACCACGAACTCGCTCCCGGACAGCACGAGATCGACTTCAAATACGACGACGCCCTGGACGTGGCCGACAAAATCCTGACGTTTAAGTTCGTGGTCCGGGTGGTGGCCCAGCGCCACGGGCTGCACGCCACCTTCATGCCCAAGCCCCTGTTCGGCGTCGCCGGTTCGGGGATGCACTTAAACCAGTCGCTCGTCCGGGACGGGGTGAACGCCTTTTTCGACCCGGCGACCGAAACCCACCTTAGCACGGAGTGCCTGTACTACATCGGGGGCCTCCTGGAGCACGCCCGGGCGATGGCCGCCGTATTGAACCCGACGGTCAACTCCTACAAGCGGCTGGTCACCGGCTACGAAGCGCCGGTGTACATCGCCTGGTCCAATCGCAACCGCAGCCCCCTGATCCGTATCCCGGCCAAACGGGGCATGTCCACCCGGATCGAGCTGCGCAGCCCGGACCCGTCCTGCAACCCTTACCTGGCGCTCGCCGTTTGCCTCCAGGCCGGTCTGGACGGCATCAGGAAAAAGACGGCCCCGCCCCCGCCCTGTGACCAGAATATTTACGTGATGAGCGAGGCCGAGCGGCGGGGACTGAACATCGGGGCTTTGCCCGAGGACCTGCGGGAGGCGCTGGGGGAACTCCGGGGAAGCGCCCTGATGCGCCGGGCCCTGGGGGAACACGTGTTCAACCGGTATGTGGACGCCAAGCAGATCGAGTGGAACCGGTACCGGTGCCAGATCCACCCGTGGGAGCTGGAGGAGTACCTCACCAAGTTCTAA